The genomic segment tttgtattttaggAATTATAGAATGTTCTACTTATTATTTCAGATTCTGAGACCAAAAATAAGATGAAAGACTGGAAGACAAAGATGgaaatttctgaagaaaaagaTTCAGCAAGGGCTGTATCAGAAAGACTCCAAAAACAGATCTCCCAGGAATGGGGGTTAGTTGAAACTGGTGATCCTGAGGACAGATTATTGAGGTATTGGGTAAGCCCCTTAGAGGATGCAGTGGGATATCCCCCTTCCCAAGAGAGAGGTATCAGGGAAGTGAATCTGATCCCCAAGAAAGCCATTGCAGGAGAGAGAGTCTATGGatgtaaggaaagagaaaaaatactttcTGCAGGAGAAAAACCCCACAGATATGAAGTCTGTGGCCAGAGCTTCAAACAGAAGTCAGAAGtaactcaacatcagaaaactggtaatataaagaaaacctatgaatgtaaggaatgtggaaaaACTTTCAATCGGAGCTCAAACCTGATtgtacatcagagaattcatacaggGAAGAAACCATATGTATGTAGTGAATGTGGAAAAGACTTTAATCAAAGTTCAAATCTTATtatacatcagagaattcatacaggAAAGAAACCTTATATATGTCATGAATGTGGAAAAGACTTCAATCAGAGCTCTAACCTGGCCCGACATAAGAGAATACATAACGACGAGAATCCCTATGAATGTAAAGACTGTGGAAAGGCCTTCAAGGGAAGCTCGAACCTTGTCCTGCACCAGAGAATTCACAGTGGAGGGAAGCCATATGTATGTAATGAGTGCGGGAAGGCCTTCAATCAAAGTTCAGATCTTATTATCCATCAcagaattcacactggagagaaaccctatgaatgttaTGAATGTGGACAAACCTTCAGTCAGAGTTCACACCTTGTCacacatcagagaattcacactggagagaaacccttcaAGTGCAACACCTGTGAAAAGGCCTTCAGGCAGCGTTCACGCCTCACAGAACACCAGAGACTCCACAGTGGGGAGAGACCCCACGAATGTCACAAATGTGGGAAATCCTTCAGTGGGCGCACAGCCTTTCTTAAACATCAGAGACTACATACTGTAAAGGAACTTGAATGTGAAAAAGCCTGCACTTCTGACTTAGCTCTTATCCAACAACAGAGAATTCACAGGGGAGAAAAACCTTATGAATGTACTGAGTGTGGAAAAACTTTCCGGGGAAGTTCAGATCTAATTCGGCATTGGAtaactcacactggagagaaaccctatgaatgtaatgaatgtgggaaagcctttagccAGAGGTCACACCTTGTTACACATCAGAaaattcacactggagagaaaccctatcagtgcaatgaatgtgggaaagccttccgGCAGCGTTCACTCCTTGTCCAGCATCACAGAATCCACAGtggtgagaaaccctatgaatgtaaggaatgcgGAAAAGCCTTCATCTGGCGCACGGCTTTTCTCAAACATCAAAGacttcatactggagagaaacttGTGGAAGGTGAGAAAACATTTAGCAAGGAAGAGTTGCTTAGAGAAGAGTGGAGAATTCGCCAAGAAGTGAAAGCTTATCAGTGCAATCAGTGTGGTAGAACTTTCCGAGGCAGCTCAGACCTCATCCAACATCAGGTAACTCAttcaggagagaaaccctatgaatgtaaacaATGTGGGAAAACTTTCAATCAGAGCTCAGACCTTATGAGACATCACAGAATTCATAGTGGAGAAAAACCTTATATGTGCAATAAATGTGGGAAATCTTTCAGGGGCAGCTCAGATCTCATTAAACACCACCGTGTTCATACTGGaaagaaaccctatgaatgccctgaatgtgggaaggccttcagtCAGAACTCACACCTTGTTAGTcaccagagaattcacactggagagaaaaccTTTGAATGTAGCAACTGTGGGAAGGCCTTCAGTGGGCGCACAGCTTTTCTTAAACATCAGAAACTTCATACTGGAAAGGAGCTTGGGGAACACAAGAGAGTCCACAAACAGGACTTATTCTAATAGGTAACAGAGACCTAATGAACGTAGGAAAAGCCTGATGGAGACCACATCATATTGCACAATAGAAGGCTTTTATTGCTGAAAACTCTTTGAAGGTAGGAAAACATTAGAAGAGCCTACTGGATGGAAAACATATAAGTGTAATGTGGGAAAGCTCTTGGACATAATCACCTTTTTTCTGCCTCAGAGTTGACACTGGAGTATGGTCCCCAGGATAAAATTAATTGAGAATGTTTTAGGGGACTTCCATTGTTAATAAAATCATTAGAAATCACTTTGTCACCAACCCCCAAACTAAATTCTTCATGGAAGGAGCCATTTCAATCTCGACTACCTAGTCCAGTGACAAGTATAAATCTGTTTTAGGTACTTTAGAGTGATTAAATCTTTGTCTGGGATGAGTTCTTCCcgttagatatatattttatacatattcccCTTTTATCTCCTTATAAAAATATGCTTATGCATATGTGATAATACTAATTAGAATGATCCATTAATTCAGGGGTCTCCAACCTCCAGGCAATGGACGGGTACTGGGCTGAGGCCTGTAAGGAACCAGacagcacagcaggaggtgagcatcGGGCGAGCAatcaaagcttcatctgctgctccccatcactcgcattacctcctgaaccatcctcctccccctccacccctgaTCCATGgataaactgttttccacaaaaccggtccctggtgccaagaaGGTTGGGGACCACCGCATTAAtttagaggaaacaaaaaaataatagaaatgactTGACAACAGGAGAGCTGAAGGCCAGGACACAAGAGCCAAGTGAGGTATTCCCCAGAAAAAGAATGGTGATGATTAGGAGTATCAGGAAATGAAAGAGCAAAGAAAGGACAGTGGGTGTTGGGAATAGAATTAGACTGAGCACCAGGGAAGAGCATTTAGGTGACCTGAGTTGCTGGGAATTAGAAGAAAGCAACAACTGTGAAAGGTCAGGTGATTAGAGGAGAGTAGTTTTATCTTGAACCAGAGCTTTGTAATTATTTGAGAACTGGAGAGTCTAAGTAGAACTCTGAAAGAGATCAGTGGGGGttgccttcaagatggcagagaagtaagacgtggagatcaccttcctccccacaaatacatcaaaactacatctacatgtggaacaactcctacagaacatctactgaacgctggcagaagacctcagacttcccaaaagatgccctcaggtgacctgaacacagaggtggggccaaatccaaagctgaaccccaggagttgtgcgaacaaagaatagaaagggaaatccctcccagcagcttcaggagcagcggattaaatctccacaatcaaattgatgtaccctgcatctctggaatatctgaatagacaacaaatcatcccaaaattgaggtggtagactttgggagcaactgtagacttggggtttgctttctgcatctaatttgtttctggttttatgttaatcttagtttagtatttagagcttattattattggtacatttgtttattgatttggttgccctcttccttttttattttacatatatttttttttcctttttctctttttgtgagtgtgtatatgtatgcttctttgtgtgattttgtctgtatagctttgcttttgccatttgtcctagggtcttAGAGTTCTGACTGTCtgggttttcttattttgttttgtttcctttgtatagtttttagcactttttatcattggtggatttgttttttggtttggttgttctcttctttccttctcttttttttattactttttaaattttttatttttaataattttttctattttaataactttattttatccttccttccttccttccttctttcctccctcccttcctccccttcctccctccctcccttccttccttcctttctttctttttctcccttttcttctgagctatgtggctgacagggtcttggtgctctggccaggtgtcaggcttgagcctcagaggtgggagagccaagttcaggacattggtccaccagagacctccagcccCTACATAAtagcaaatggcaaaagctctcccagagatctccatctcaacgctaagacccagctccactcaacgaccagcaagctacagtgctggacaccctatgccaaacaactagcaagacaggaacacagccccactcattagcagtgaggctgcctaaaatcataataagttcacagacaccccaaaacacatgaccggacgtggtcctgcccaccagaaagacaagatccagccacatccaccagaacacaggcaccagtcccctccaccaggaagactacacaacccactgaaccaaccttacccactgggagcagaaaccaaaaacaatgggaactacgaacctgcagcctgtgaaacggagaccccaaacacagtaagttaagcaaaatgagaagagggagaaatacacagcagatgaaggagcaaggtaaaaacccaccagaccaaacaaatgaagaggaaataggcagtctacctgaaaaagaattcagagtaatgatagtaaagatgatccaaaatcttggaaatagaatggagaaaatacaagaaacgtttaacaaggacctagaagaactaaagaggaaacaaacaatgatgaacaacacaataaatgaaatttaaaattctctagaaggaatcaataggagaataactgaggcagaagaacggataagtgacctggaagataaaccaGTGGAAATAACgaatgcagagcagaatagagaaaaatgaatgaaaagaaatgaggacaatctcaaagacctctgggacaacataaaactcaccaacatttgatttagagaggtcccagaagaagaagagaaaaaaaaagggactgagaaaatatttgaagagattatagttgaaaacttccctactatgggtaaggaaatagtcaatcaagcccaggaagtacagagagtaccatacaggataaatccaaggagaaacacgccaagacacatattaatcaaactatcaaaaattaaatacaaagaaaaaatattaaaaacagcaagggaaaagcaacaattaacatacaaagtaatccccataaggttaacagctgatctttcagcagaaactctgcaagccagaagggagtggcaggacatatttaaagtgatgaaagggaaaaacctacaaccaagattactctacccagcagggatctcattcacattcaatggagaaattaaaacctttacagacaagcaaaagctaagagaattcagcaccaccaaaccagctttacaacaaatgctaaaggaacctctctaggcagaaaacacgagagaaggaaaagacctacaataacaaacccaaaacaattaagaaaatggtaacaggaacatacatatcaataactaccttaaatataaatggattaaatgctccaaccaaagacacagactggatgaatggatacaaaaacaagacccgtatatatgctgtctacaagagacccacttcagacctacggacacatacagactgaaagtgaggggatggaaaaagttattccatgcaaatggaaatcaaaagaaagctggagtagcaattctcatatcagacaaaacagactttaaaataaagactattacaagagacaaagaaggacactacataatgatcaagggaatccaagaagaagatataacaattgtaaatatttatgcacccaacataggagcacctcaatacataaggcaaatgctaacagctataaaagaggaaaccgacagtaacacaatcatagtaggggactttaacaccccactttcaccaaggacagatcatccaaaatgaaaataaataaggaaacacaagctttaaatgatacattaaacaagatggacttaattgatatttataggacattccatccaaaaccagcagattatactttcttctcaagtacgcaaggaacattctcctggatagatcatatcttgggtcacaaatcaaaccttggtaaatttaagaaaactgaaatcgtatcaagtatcttttctgaccacaatgctatgagactagatatcaattacaggaaaaagtctgtaaaaaatacaagcacatggaggctaaaaaatacactactaaataaccaagagatcactgaagaaaccaaagaggaaattaaaactacccagaaacaaatgacaatgaaaacacaacgacccaaaacctatgggatgcagcaaaagcagttctaagagggaagtttatagcaatacagtcctacctcaagaaacaagaaacatctcaaacaacctaaccttacacctaaaggaactagagaaagaattaaaaaaacccaaagttagcagaaggaaagaaatcataaagatcagatcagaaataaatgaaaaagaaatgaaggaaacgatagcaaagatcaataaaactaaaagatggttctttgagaagataaacaaaattgataaaccattagccagactcatcaggaaaaaaagggagaagactcaaatcaatagaattagaaatgaaaaaagagaagtaacaactgacactgcagaaatatgaaagatcatgagagattactacaagcaactctatgccaataaaatggacaacctggaagaaatggacaaattcttagaaaggcacaaccttctgagactgaaccaggaagaaatagaaaatataaacagaccaatcacaagcactgaaattgaaactgtgattaaaaatcttccaacaggggcttccctggtggcacagtggttgagagtccgcctgccgatgcaggggacacgggttcgtgccccggtctgggaggatcccacatgccgcggagcggctgggcccgtgagccgtggccactgagcctgcgcgtccggagcctgtgctccacagcgggaggggccccagcagtgagaggcccgcataccgccaaaaaaaaaagaaagaaaaaaaaatcttccaacaaacaaaagcccaggaccacatggcttcacaggcaaattctatcaaacacttagagaagagctaacacctatccttctcaaactcttccaaaatatagcagagggaggaacactcccaaactcattctatgaggccaccatgaatcaccctgataccaaaaccagacaaagatgccacaataaaagaaaactacaggccaatatcactgatgaacatagatgcaaaaatcctcaacaaaatactagcaaaaagaatccaacagcactttaaagggatcatacaccatgatcaagtggggtttatcccaggaatgcaaggattcttcagtatacgcaaatcaatgtggtaaaccatattaacaaattgaaggagaaaaaccatgtgatcatctcaacagatgcagaaaaagcttttgacgaagttcaacacctatttatgataaaaaaaactctccagaaagtaggcatagagggaacttacctcagcataataaaggccatatatgacaaacccacagccaacatcattctcaatggtgaaaaactgaaaccatttccactaagatcaggaacaagataaggttgcccactctcaccactattattcaacatagttttggaagttttagccacagcaatcagagaaaaaaaagaaataaaaggaatccaaatcggaaaagaagaagtaaaactgtcactgtttgcagatgacatgatactatacatagagaatcttaaagatgctaccagaaaactactagaggtaatcaatgaatttggtaaagttgcaggatacaaaattaatctttttttttttctgcggtatgcggacctctcactgttgtggcctcccctgttgcagagcacaggctccagacacgcaggctcagcagccatggcttacgggcctagccactccacagcatgtgggatcttcctggaccggggcacaaacccgcatcccctgcattggcaggcagactctcaaccactgcgccaccagggaagctcgcacagaaatctcttgcattcctatacactaatgatgaaaactctgaaagagaaattaaggaaacattcccatttaccattgcaacaaaaagaataaaatacctaggaataaacctacctaaggagacaaaagacctgtatgcagaaaaccatgagacactgttgaaaaaaattaaagatgatacaaacagatggagagatataccatgttcttggattggaagaatcaacattgtgaaaatgactatactgcccaaagcaatctacagattcagtgcaatccctatcaaactaccaatggcattgttcacagaactagaacaaaaaatttcacaatttgtatggaaacacaaaagaccctgactaaccaaagcaatcttgagaaactaaaacggagctggaggaatcaggctccctgacttcagactatactacaaatcaagacagtatggtactggcacaaaaacagaaatatagatcaatggaacaggatggaaagcccagagataaacccaccacatatggtcaccttatctttgataaaggaggcaagaatatacaatggagaaaagacagcctcttcaataagtggtgctgggaaaactggacagctacatgtaaaagaatgaaattagaacaccccctaacaccatacacaaaaataaactcaaaatggattaaagacctaaatgtaaggccagacactaaaactcttagaggaaaacataggcagaacattccatgacataaatcacagccatatcctttttgacccatctcctagagaaatggaaataaaaacaaaaataaacaaatgggacctaatgaaacttaaaagcttttgcacagcaaaggaaactacaaacaagatgaaaagacaaccctcagaatgggagaaagtattttcaaatgaagcaactgacaaaggattaatctccaaaatatacaagcagctcatgcagctcaatatcaaaaaaacaaaaaacccaatccataaatgggcagaagacctaaatagacatttctccaaagaagatatacagattgccaacaaacacatgaaaggatgctcaacatcactaatcattagagaaatgcaaatcaaaactacagtgagatatcatctcacaccagtcagaatagccatcatcaaaaaatctacaaacaataaatgctggagagggtgtggagaaaaggaaaccctcttgcactgttggtgggaatgtaaattgatacagccactatggagaacagtatggaggttccttaaaaaactacaaatagaactaccatatgacccagcaatcccactactgggcatataccctgagaaaaccatacttcaaaaatagtcacataccacaatgttcattgcagctctatttacaatcgccaggacatggaagcaacctacgtgtcatcaacagatgaatggataaagaagatgtggcacatatatacaatggaatattactcagccatataaagaaacgaaactgagttatttgtagtgaggtggatagacctagagactgtcatacagagggaagtcagaaagagaaaaacaaatactggatgctaacacatatatatggaatctaaaaaaaaaaaatggttctgaagaacctaggggcaggacaggaataaagacgcagacatagagaatggacttgaggacacggggaggggaaagtgtaagctgggacgaactgagagagtggcatggacatatatacactaccaaatgtaaaatagatagctagtgggaagcagccacatagcacagggagataagcttggtgctttgtgaccacctagaggggtgggttagggagggtgggagggagacgcaagagggaggagatacggggatatatctatatttatagctgattcactttgttataaagcagaaacacaccattgtaaagcaattatacaccaatgaagatgttaaaaaatatctatcaagaactaaaaaaatttaaataaaaaataaattaaaaaaataaaaagcttgtgaaaatgtaaaaagaaaaaagagatgagtCATCTTTAACCTGATAACTGATATTGGTAATTAGGCTGTGCATTTATATCTGTGCATTGCATATCTGTGCTATCAAACTCAATCGTCAAATATTTCTTGTACCCTGTGCTACTGGTAGATTGTATATGAACTTACACAAATCAGCAGATAAGAAAGTTACTGAATGGGACAGTGTAAGGCAAGAATTTCGAGCTCATATCTTTCCTCAGTGGGAGTGGCTTGTGAGATGCACAGAGgggatcagtggttctcagcgggggtgattttgcctccgagaggacatttggcaatgtccagagacattttggttgtcgcaactgagaagaaaatattggcaTCTAAAGACCAGGAATGTTGCTAAATATCTTACAATACATAGGTCCtccccaacaaagaattatctggccctaAGTGTCAATAGTGTCATGGTTGAGAAAACATGCCCTTGGATATTTAGAACACGTCACCTGGGGCCACTTAAGCAAGCACTTCAGTGTGATGTGGGTGGTGGCAGTGCATCCCAAGGGGAACCCAGAGTCTGATAGAAAACTGTAGTTTGATGAACTGTTTCAGGAGAAGCAACGTGGTGTAGTGAAGGGAGCACAGatgtgggtttgaatcccagtatGACATATTGGCTTCAGGACCTGGAACAAATGATGTAACCCTGATCCttattttcctaataaaatggtgataaaattATCTACCCCATGGTGTaattgtgaggtttaaatgagaaaactgaaattactGTTGACACATAGAAGGACATCTAGAGCTTCAATCATGTTAAAATAGAAGATGAAGTATTTACAAGCAAAATATATAATGTGTAAGATACAGTGGAGTCCCATGGCTGGTGTAAAGAATATGaccccctgggacttccctggtggcacagtggttaagaatccgcctgccaatgcaggggacatggattcgagtcctggtccgggaatatcccacatgccgtggagcaactaagcctgtgcgccacaactactgaacctgagctctagagcccaagagccacaatcactgagcccacgtgccacaactactgaagcctgtgcacctagaagctgtgctccgcaacaagagaagccaccgcaatgagaagcctacgcaccacaacgaagagtagcccccgctcgccacaactagagaaagcccgcgcgcagcaacaaagacccaacgcagcctaaaataaatgaataaataattaaatttatttaaaaaaaaaaaagaatatgacccCTTAAAGTTCAAAGCACTGGGGGCTATGGCTTCCCCAGAGGGGCATCCTGAACAGTAGTGGGATGTCTTGAAGTGGAGAAGCCCATCCACATCATCCCTGAAAGCTGGctcctggggaattccctggcagtccagtggttaagactcagtgctttcactgccctgggcccaggttcgattcctgattggggaactaagatctccgcaggccgtgtggtgcagccaaaataaaaagaaagaaagaaagctggctGCCTGCCTGTGGATGATGTGTGGCACGAGGGGTCCAGGAGCCTGCCTGCCCCCATCACCTGCCTCAAAGGTTTAAGCTCTTTAGCAACTTCACATAAATTACTGAATGGTCTTTTTATATCAGAATATCTTTATATTTGAGATGCAAAAGGAATTCAAAATAGCTATCCTCAGTGATACACTtggattaaaaattaaagatacttAAATTTTTTGAGTTATCCCAGACTCTATTCAAAACCTTTAGCTAACCAGAACATATTtgcattctatttttataaaagaaaggaatTGGAAATTAATTCTGAAAAGACTTTCCCCGTCTCCTTTACCTGTATTTATAGTGCTGTACAGTGAGAGTGATGTTTTTTAGGATAAGCAGGATATTGAAAATGGACTTGAAGGTAATTTAATGCAGTGGTTTCTGACTTTTAAACACCAAAGCCCTCTTTTTTACTCCCTTGTGCCCTGTGTTTCAAAAGCTTTTGTTTGCCAAACTGCATTTATTAAagaataattcttttattttttgctattcaAATTCATGTACAACCACTAATCATACTTCTGATTGGTATGACATAACCAGACTTAAGTATTAAAATTCCTGTCCAATTTGTAAACCTGAGTGCCACAGAATAAGATCTACCTGTTAGGGAGTAGCCTACACTGGAACTTTGGGAAAAGAGCCTGAAGGATGAAAATTTACCTTCATGAGACCTTAAAAAGCTAAAGAACTAAACTCAGGACCAAAGCTGAGAGAGCATCAAATCTCTTTGAGGAACAGGGG from the Delphinus delphis chromosome 19, mDelDel1.2, whole genome shotgun sequence genome contains:
- the ZNF594 gene encoding LOW QUALITY PROTEIN: zinc finger protein 594 (The sequence of the model RefSeq protein was modified relative to this genomic sequence to represent the inferred CDS: deleted 2 bases in 1 codon), with the translated sequence MKDWKTKMEISEEKDSARAVSERLQKQISQEWGLVETGDPEDRLLRYWVSPLEDAVGYPPSQERGIREVNLIPKKAIAGERVYGCKEREKILSAGEKPHRYEVCGQSFKQKSEVTQHQKTGNIKKTYECKECGKTFNRSSNLIVHQRIHTGKKPYVCSECGKDFNQSSNLIIHQRIHTGKKPYICHECGKDFNQSSNLARHKRIHNDENPYECKDCGKAFKGSSNLVLHQRIHSGGKPYVCNECGKAFNQSSDLIIHHRIHTGEKPYECYECGQTFSQSSHLVTHQRIHTGEKPFKCNTCEKAFRQRSRLTEHQRLHSGERPHECHKCGKSFSGRTAFLKHQRLHTVKELECEKACTSDLALIQQQRIHRGEKPYECTECGKTFRGSSDLIRHWITHTGEKPYECNECGKAFSQRSHLVTHQKIHTGEKPYQCNECGKAFRQRSLLVQHHRIHSGEKPYECKECGKAFIWRTAFLKHQRLHTGEKLVEGEKTFSKEELLREEWRIRQEVKAYQCNQCGRTFRGSSDLIQHQVTHSGEKPYECKQCGKTFNQSSDLMRHHRIHSGEKPYMCNKCGKSFRGSSDLIKHHRVHTGKKPYECPECGKAFSQNSHLVSHQRIHTGEKTFECSNCGKAFSGRTAFLKHQKLHTGKELGEHKSPQTGLILIGNRDLMNVGKA